TGTCCAAAGATTACTTCGATTATATCAGCCTTGAACCTTATCTGGAGGTTATTACTTGAATGCAAATCACTTGCAGATTATTGTTATTTGAGATACTTCAACATCTGATGCATTGATATATGTTGTCTGTTATGTTGGGAGCTAGCAAGCAGAAGAGTAGCATTGGTAAGAAGTCCAATATCtaattttgaacttttgatcttatattttaattaatatagaaGCAGCTATTATTTGCTTTTCCTAATCTGAACTTGTTCATATGGCACAGCTTTTGTTTCTATATTCTACATTTAGTGCTTTTATGTTACTTGTGTCTTTACAAGCACTCACACTATGTGTTCTGATTTGTTTCAGATGTTTGACAAATATGTGAGAATGCCAAGATTTTAGTTTCACTAGTTTGGCATCTGTTTCTTCTAGCTTCTGTTGTATGAATTTaccctttttggcccaattttTAATACTCCTCTCTTAAATAACAGTGttatatttgatttttcttgtcatggaaaataaaatattagcaGAATTTTGCTTGAACCATGGTTTCTGCTCTGAGTGCTCTCTTTGTGAATGACTGACTGAGGATGTTAAATTGTtatgtgtttcttttttttttttcacaaagttTCTGGACCTTCAGATAACGTGGTGTGTGGTATACCCTTTGCTAAGTACACACAATATATGAGACGAAACCGTTGTTAACATAACATTCATTGGGGGAATCATCCACTGATATATGTTTTTAACTTGGGAGAAGCTTTGAAGAGCTGAGTTAACACAGTAAATGTCTTAGTATTTGTGGATGTACATACCTTGATTTGTTACCCTTTCCCTTCTTATAGTAACTTAGACGTTACTCCCTTAAATTCGTAGCCATTTTCCCAACTTAATTTTCTGACTTCGTAACGCCTTCATTAACTATTGCTTTTATTACCTTGGATACATTACCtgtttgatttattattttccgTTATTGCACTGTAACGATTTCTGAAGCTCTTTTTCTAAGAACATTTGGCCTTGTCCATAACACAAACGCAAAGTACTATTTTGTTCTTTGGAACTAGCTAGACGCTAGTTGCTATTATTCCAATAAAATAcatgtcttttattttttgctttgatCACATTGAAAGAATGGTCTACATGATTATATTATTAAGAATGACTCTTCAATTCATGATTAGATAAACACATCACTTTTCTTTGCCTTTTATATTAGTTATTCACTATGATGCATGGACACCTTGTGGGACACACGAatacacaaatataaaatttttacgaATTTGAAATTCTTACAGGTCACAGAGACAccgtatatataaaatataaatttttttaagataaattatgatgatattttaatattttattaatattaaatataaattaattttttattatttttaatatttttaattatataaaatatttaaaatattttttaataattaataatatatactctttctaaactcatttcaaGAATAGATATTAAGAATAAAACTGGACATGTGAACACGTGACGTGATAGTACATAGGTGTGTCCAAAACCGGAAAAGAACAAGGCTGGACATGTGAACACGTGATGTGATGGTACTTAGGTGTGTCCAAAACCGAAAaataatgttttaattttttaaaacacaGTTGGACATAGAAAACATGCGTGTCGGACGAGTGTTGATGAGTGTCGTATCAGAAATATGTCCGACACGCAAACACGACAAATTAACAAAGTGTCCATGCTTCAAAGACATACTGGGCAGAAATGAATGCAATTCTTAGAGATGTTATTCAAATGTTGGAGGAAGCTCCAGATGTGGGAGTCACATGGGCACCATGGGGAGGCAACTCTTTGGCTCATCAACGGGCAGAAATGACATCAGATAATAGACTTGGGAGACAATTACCTATGATGAGCATAATCAGACAAGAAACGAAAATAGCTAATTTATATTAgaatagagggagagagagTTTCAGGTTACATGATAGAGTAACAACCCAAGTCTAGTGGAGAGAGGAACCAGAACCACTAATCACACAAGCACCAATGTGACAACTCTGGAACAACAAAATCATGGAAATCAAACAAGGCAAGAGCATCGGTGGCAACCAAGGGATTCGAAATGAAAGAAATATTGGAACAGATAAACGACAGTTAATGTCACTAGGAAATGAGGTAGAAGAACCACATAGGGAAGCAATAAACAGATACAATATAATCAATGAGGCCTCAGCAGAAATCAGAATTGAGgattggagtttttgaagagTGGCGGTGAGTATAAGGCGCACTGAGCTAATGGAAATAATAATCAGGTTCTTGCGcagagacaaaaaaataaaaaatatggagAATAAATTAGTGCAATGGCTAGAGAGGAGTGGCACGAAACAGAGGCATTAGGAAAGCCGTTAGGTAGGAAAAGCGACGAGTAACTCCTTCCACCATGAAGAACTGAAGCAGAAGATTGCTGAGGAAGATGAGGAAGGAGATCCTTGGCGTTCTGAGCTCAAAGATGACCATGGTCATCGTCTCTGATACTGGCGGCAAAAACATGAGCAAAGGCGTCAGGGAATCACTGGGGTTGAAGTTCCAAGAAAAACTCCTTTTCATCATGAAAACAGGGGCTAAGACTGAGGAGGCGGGAGACTGTCGTTCAAAGGGGGGAGGGNNNNNNNNNNNNNNNNNNNNNNNNNNGAGATGCACAAGGAACTGGGTCGGGTACTGTGTAGTGGATAGGGTTGGGTTTCTGCTACCAGCCTtgaccccaaaaaaaaaaacttactaTACTTCTCTCATTTGTATGATCAGTATTGGGTAGACAGACCTAATTCCTTTTCATAACAATTTCTAAGAATGAACCCGATTACCACGAAAGTTGAAGTTTCACATTAAGAACAGGAAAAAAGGGTGATCAACTTTCACAAATTTCAGTCCATCCACAcaccaaattaaatttaaattgcaaaAAACCCAATATGTGCAAAGCGGTTATAAGTTATAACAGGGTGTAGGAACAGGTTTCTAAAGAGAAAACTACGATTTCCTAGTCATGCTCATGTTAACACACTTGTCATACAAGCACGTTAGCAATTGGTCTAACTGTTGTTATACAGTAACCGGCCTTTAACTAGCTAGTGCCTCTATAAATACATTCTTTCTATACCACTGAACAGCAAAGACTGGAATATCTAACTGCACAAGTCCCTTAAACATGTTCAATCATGGAATGTACCGGAGATGCTGCTCATAGTAATTGATCAGCTGAAACATCATTAGCAAAAAGTGTTAGCGCCACAGACCATAAACATTTTGAGAAGCTTCAAAGGACATAATCAAACATTGATACGGTTGGGGTAGCAGATTACCAGGAGGGGATTGTGTTCCTTTAGATATTTGTTATCCACCAAAACTTCTGCTCCGTCGCACCTGTGAAGTTCATAAAGGGACCATTATGCAAAGAAGCAAGCTTTATGATTATTAAAAACAACTGACTTCACTCCAGTATTCATAAAAGGAGTGGAAAGGATACCAAATTTAACAACAAAATTACTTGTGGAAATTAGACCTCATATAATCACGTAATATGAGCCAAATGAAAGTAAGTTTCAatcataataaatataaatgtcAAGTTGcaattatacaaaataaatagcAAGTTACATTTATACGAGTTCATTCTACATTTGTCCATTACAAATCTACAATATGAAACAGAAATAAATTACATTGCAAATATTACCAACAAAAGTTTGATCAATATTTCTTTCTACAACAAACAATAAATGTATGGTTTAATTTGATCAAGTGACATTTTTTCACTAtattaaaggaaaacacaaaaacCCCTCCATTCATCATCAAACATTCTTCTCTCCATTCCTCCCCCACCATAACACGAAATTCATAACTAGTGTGGTTGAAGAGAATGTTCGGGAACAAGTTGCAAAATGAAGATTAAGCTAGTGGGAGGCTATTTTCCTTGAAGGAATTGATATTTTGGGACCATAAACAGTTACTTTTGATAGATAGAAGCTCATGAAATCCCAATCTCAGCATGAGGGTTCAAAACAAAAGTACTTCACATTACAATCATACAACACACGTAACTAGGCGGCtatagaattaattaatatgtaatcactaattaattataaataggtTGACAACAAGCGGTGATGGTGGTGGACTAGTGGCAATGGAGCAAAGAGAAGAGTGTTGGATGGTCTGAATGTGTAATACTGTGATCTGGTAGGGACAAAAAAGGTGGAGGTATTCTTGGTATTTCATGTCAATAATAGATAGCTTAGAGAGGATTAGTATAAGTTGGACTAGAGGGGTGAGTGTAATTTACCgccttttttttgtgctttttcaaataGCCATGGTCACAAGTGATTGGAACAAGCTAAACTTCAGAACTTtgataattcaaatttttagtcATGAGTTCATCATTCAATGCTCATAATGGTGAGCTGCAATATGCATCAAATGTAAATAACAAATTTTGTGCATGAGTATATGACTAAAGTTCAGTACGTTAATTGATAGAGTGGGGCCTAGTAACAGGTTTGGGGTATTTTACAAGAGAAGAGATAAGTAGCTCTACTCTATTAGCTGATAGTTAGCAATTCTAGATTGGTTTAACCGGCTGTTGGTTAGTTAGCTCTACTTCTGACCACCTATTAATAGGTGTATTGTAGTTAGTTTTGGTTTTATGCTTTTCTGTTTTGTCAATTCTGTTAGAGCTGGAGAGAAACTCTCTCTCTCAGTTGGTAGTTCCAACTGTCTAAGAACCTTCTAGAGAGTGCGATTTGCAATCCCTTTTCAGCAATAAAGTCCTAACGTTCTGCTAGCTCCTGGTTCTATCACAATTCTACTAATTCTACTTGCTTGCATGAACATACTCATGAAAACTACTATAATTATCAGCTTCTATATCAAGGTGTAGCTACAAAATATGGGACAGTTAGTTGAGTGACTAACCTCACAGCAATAAAGGTCACCAAGATATCCTGTGTGTTGCCAGACAATGAAGCTGAATAGCCTATTGGCTTTATAATCTTGACAATATTCCCTACATTGCAATTCCTACCATGANNNNNNNNNNNNNNNNNNNNNNNNNNNNNNNNNNNNNNNNNNNNNNNNNNNNNNNNNNNNNNNNNNNNNNNNNNNNNNNNNNNNNNNNNNNNNNNNNNNNNNGTTCCAAACGCACTGAATGACTTCTGAGTATCAACAGCCTCAGATGGACACTTGAATCGCTTCACAGATCCTGATTTCCTCCTTTTTGCGCCTCTGCAGCGGTCACTTTGAGGTGGGTCCATGGAATTCACCTTCAAATCACCAGCTGGATGACCATTTCCTGCGGAGGCATTTACTAGTTGAACATGAGGTGCAAGATTATCTGCATCAACCCCATTGTTTGTTGTTGCTCGAAGTTCACTGAGCTTTGGATCGTAGTCATTTTCCTGACTCCTCAGAATAATTTGGCCGGAAGCAACCGCAAACCCATTTTGATTGGGTGGTTGCGCCCTGCTGCCATCAGTGTTAGTTTCCGATTCGTCAGCAAAGACAACCGTCTGAGGATTGGCTGGAAGATCGGGAGGAAGAGGGCCTGCAACTGCAAGAGGTTCAGGTTCCGGTTCCAAATGGTGGTCAGCTGCGGGAGTAGGGAAGCGTCTAAGGGTGTAAGAAGTGGCGGAGCGGTGGTGCCTCTTCTTGGGATGTGTGTGGTGATCAACGTGCTTGCGTTTGCGCCTCCGCTGTTTTCCAGATCTCAGGCTAGATTAAGAAAACACAGAAAATTAGGGAAAAGAACACTGCATAATGATGCATGGCTTGGAATTGAATAAAATTCCTAAATGGTTACGCGAATTTCGTAGTTTGTACCAGTCCTCAAAAGCATCGATGACCTCCGGAACTGACTGGAGATTGTCAAGAGGCTCCCATGTGTTGGCAGTCTCGGGCCATCCCCGCCTGTCAATGTCATCACCCATCAATCAAATGTACaacaacacaaataatcaaACAAGGGCTCATCAAGGGAAACTGACCATTTGATAAGGTACTGGAGTTCACCCTGTGTGGTTTTAATAGCAATAGCATTAGCATTTGATTATAAGATGAAATAAATAGACAGAGACAGATGAAAAAAGGTGCACCTTGCGCATCCTCTTACGGCGAATGGCCTCAATTTCGTAGAAGCCGTCATCGAGGTTGGGAGAGTTAGAGTGAGGGACAGTCACAAGGGTTTGGTGATCCCCTCCCATTCTCATTCCCATTCCCGTCTCCGTCTTGTTTTGTAGAGCGAGCTGAATCTGCTCATCATTTGCAGCAGCATCGCTCTTCTTCCTCCCTCCCTTCATTTCAATCCCCACCTTGTTCTTGTTTCTCTCTCGCGCAATGCAGCAAACAACGCCTAAACCCCCAACCTCTTCAGTTCCCCGCTCTTTAATAGGACTGACCGACTGATACTCTGAATTCTTTTCTCTTCTAACTTCTAGTACATTTTTTAagctaaacaaaatataaaaaaatattaaacgatgaaaaattatattttataaacaaaatttaaaaatacagaattttttacatttatttgAGACTTTgagtaattattatttattttatttagggtTTAGTTGTTATCCATatcaactaaataaaaatagaaaaaatagaaacaacagagttaaatgttaaattaaaaaataaaaatcttatatctatttctttatatataaaagttaattagtAGTAATCTTTATATTTGACAAATGAATGCCATATTAGTGGTAGTCTCTATATTTCACAAATAAATGTGATCTATGATCGACATTTggtattataaaattatacattttttagtatatataaaaatctaatctctttatatataaaaatttgtatatagAAAAGCTAtctttttaagttaaaaaatattaaaaaaatattaaataataaaaaatatattttaaaagaaaaatttaaaaattaaaaatacatttttctCTTTGATCTACAAACCACATTtataacttatttttctttgctttcactatttttttttatcaaacttttaagtaaatgttttttttttatagaaatctTTACATTTGTTTAAGActttgaataattattattcattaaatttttttcttctaggGTTTAGTTGTTATCTATATCAAATAATTGAAATAGAAAAAGTGAGAGTAAGAGAATTAAGTGTTGAATGGAAGaataaaatcttattatttattaatatataataggtTTATTGGGTTGACGAGTATTATAGTTAAACACTTAACAAGTGTTAGGTTTATTTAGTTGAGAAGTGTCATAGCCAAATACTTGACAAGTGTtgaattaaagaataaaaatcttatatctatctctttatatttctttatatataaaagCTAACTAGTGGTAGTCTCTATGCTTGACAAGTGAATGTTGTCTATGATCGACACTTGCCATCATAAAATTGTACatctttttagtatatataaaagtctaatctctttatatataaaagACTGAATATATAAAACCTAtctctttatatataaaagttaaCTAGTAGTAGTCTCTATACTTTACAAGTAGATGTTG
The genomic region above belongs to Arachis duranensis cultivar V14167 chromosome 3, aradu.V14167.gnm2.J7QH, whole genome shotgun sequence and contains:
- the LOC107478026 gene encoding chromo domain-containing protein LHP1 (The sequence of the model RefSeq protein was modified relative to this genomic sequence to represent the inferred CDS: added 39 bases not found in genome assembly) translates to MKGGRKKSDAAANDEQIQLALQNKTETGMGMRMGGDHQTLVTVPHSNSPNLDDGFYEIEAIRRKRMRKGELQYLIKWRGWPETANTWEPLDNLQSVPEVIDAFEDCLRSGKQRRRKRKHVDHHTHPKKRHHRSATSYTLRRFPTPAADHHLEPEPEPLAVAGPLPPDLPANPQTVVFADESETNTDGSRAQPPNQNGFAVASGQIILRSQENDYDPKLSELRATTNNGVDADNLAPHVQLVNASAGNGHPAGDLKVNSMDPPQSDRCRGAKRRKSGSVKRFKCPSEAVDTQKSFSAFGTGRAGMPRDVGNNSHGRNCNVGNIVKIIKPIGYSASLSGNTQDILVTFIAVRCDGAEVLVDNKYLKEHNPLLLINYYEQHLRYIP